A part of Gemmatimonas groenlandica genomic DNA contains:
- a CDS encoding polysaccharide deacetylase family protein produces the protein MPIVEWHQVVAADGTYKVSRERFRAELLELHSRGYVPVNLSEMLDKTMDVPTGKTPVLFTFDDASPSQFRYIERNGSLVVDPTSAVGMLLDFIKTHPDWKAKGLFCMLPAAEAGHAFFGDKGIDGQKTEWRLKKVQFLAQQGFELCNHTLWHAKLSKYSDAVVQEQLARGAMAIDSAVPGYKVRGFALPYGLWPKNRALAFNGSWYDKKSKRDVRYHHEAVFEVAGGPARSPFDPEFNPKSLPRVPLQGGTKLSATLDQMDKPGKWARYVSDGNPKTVAKP, from the coding sequence ATGCCGATCGTGGAATGGCACCAGGTCGTCGCGGCCGACGGCACCTACAAAGTGTCGCGCGAGCGGTTTCGCGCCGAGCTGCTCGAGCTGCATTCGCGCGGGTACGTGCCGGTGAATCTGTCGGAGATGCTCGACAAAACGATGGATGTGCCGACCGGAAAGACACCGGTGCTGTTCACCTTCGACGACGCGTCACCGAGCCAGTTCCGGTACATCGAGCGCAACGGATCGCTGGTGGTGGATCCCACGAGTGCCGTCGGTATGCTGCTCGATTTCATCAAGACGCACCCCGACTGGAAGGCGAAGGGCTTGTTTTGCATGTTGCCGGCGGCCGAGGCCGGCCACGCCTTCTTTGGTGACAAGGGCATCGACGGTCAGAAAACCGAGTGGCGCTTGAAGAAGGTGCAGTTCCTGGCCCAGCAGGGCTTCGAGCTGTGCAACCACACGCTGTGGCACGCGAAGCTCAGCAAGTATTCCGACGCCGTGGTGCAAGAGCAGCTGGCCCGCGGCGCGATGGCGATCGACTCGGCCGTGCCAGGCTACAAGGTGCGCGGGTTTGCCCTGCCCTACGGCCTGTGGCCAAAGAACCGCGCGCTCGCGTTCAACGGCTCGTGGTACGACAAGAAGAGCAAGCGCGACGTGCGCTACCACCACGAAGCCGTGTTTGAAGTGGCCGGTGGCCCCGCGCGCAGTCCGTTCGATCCGGAGTTCAATCCGAAATCACTGCCCCGGGTGCCGCTGCAGGGCGGCACCAAGCTGTCGGCCACACTCGACCAGATGGACAAGCCCGGTAAGTGGGCGCGCTACGTGTCCGACGGCAATCCCAAGACGGTCGCCAAGCCGTAG
- a CDS encoding thioredoxin domain-containing protein, translated as MPNRLATESSPYLRQHAENPVDWYPWGTEAFERAQAEQRPILLSVGYAACHWCHVMAHESFEDADTAALMNALFVNVKVDREERPDIDAIYMQAVQALTGQGGWPMTVVLTPDGTPYWGGTYFPKDDRHGMPSFTRVIQAVANAWREQPDAIARTTEAMRDLYANSSRTSGPTGTVNAALLERAFTEIVTRYDRTLGGFTGAPKFPQTMALDFCLRWHARGGDALALEIAHRSFVAMGRGGLFDQIGGGFARYSTDARWLVPHFEKMLYDNALLVRLGVHLWQATRDDEVRRITESTIGWLAREMTLANGGFASSLDADSEGEEGKFYVWTADEVDAVLGDDAAIARAFWRVQSGGNFEGHAILHVPVAPALVASRLGLTEAQLRTTIERASGALLAAREQRVRPALDDKVLAGWNALMTRALADAARVWRDPAVRALAVRNAELLRDRLVNAAGRVTRVLSHTDGPSVGPGFLEDHAAVALAFLSIHELTLDPAWLHQARRVSDAMRLHFFDETTGAWYDTPNDGEALITRARDLNDNATPAGPSLALEVVLRFGELDGNPATRTQSLESMAPLAEPMGKWPNAFGYLLGVAQLAIDGAVAVALIGEPDSTAIQALAAAVAEKYLPTLVLASSGGETAPAALLEGRAALDGTATAHVCRNFRCEMPVTDAATLLQQLSTPLAVT; from the coding sequence ATGCCCAATCGTCTCGCTACCGAGTCGTCGCCATATCTGCGACAACACGCGGAGAATCCGGTGGATTGGTATCCCTGGGGCACCGAGGCCTTCGAGCGGGCGCAGGCCGAGCAGCGGCCCATTCTGCTGAGCGTGGGCTACGCGGCGTGTCACTGGTGCCACGTGATGGCGCACGAGTCCTTCGAGGACGCCGACACGGCCGCGCTGATGAACGCGCTCTTCGTGAACGTGAAAGTGGATCGCGAAGAGCGTCCCGACATCGACGCGATCTACATGCAGGCGGTGCAGGCTCTGACCGGGCAGGGCGGCTGGCCGATGACCGTGGTGCTTACCCCCGACGGCACGCCCTACTGGGGCGGCACCTACTTTCCGAAGGACGACCGTCACGGGATGCCCTCGTTCACGCGGGTGATCCAGGCCGTGGCCAATGCCTGGCGCGAACAGCCCGACGCCATCGCGCGCACGACCGAGGCCATGCGCGACTTGTACGCCAACAGCAGCCGCACCTCTGGCCCGACCGGCACGGTCAACGCAGCGCTGCTCGAGCGCGCGTTTACCGAGATCGTGACGCGGTACGATCGGACGCTCGGCGGGTTCACCGGCGCGCCCAAGTTTCCGCAGACGATGGCGCTCGATTTCTGCCTGCGATGGCATGCGCGCGGCGGCGACGCGCTGGCGCTCGAGATTGCGCATCGGTCGTTCGTGGCGATGGGACGCGGAGGGCTGTTCGATCAGATCGGCGGCGGCTTTGCGCGCTACAGTACCGATGCCCGGTGGCTGGTGCCGCACTTCGAGAAGATGCTGTACGACAACGCCCTGCTGGTGCGGCTTGGCGTGCATCTGTGGCAGGCCACGCGCGACGATGAGGTCCGTCGCATCACGGAATCGACGATAGGCTGGCTCGCCCGCGAGATGACACTCGCCAACGGCGGCTTCGCATCATCGCTCGATGCCGACAGTGAGGGCGAGGAAGGCAAGTTCTACGTGTGGACGGCGGATGAGGTCGACGCGGTGCTCGGTGACGACGCCGCTATTGCCCGAGCGTTCTGGCGCGTGCAATCGGGCGGCAACTTCGAAGGCCACGCGATCTTGCACGTTCCTGTCGCGCCGGCGTTGGTGGCGTCGCGCCTTGGCCTGACGGAAGCACAGCTGCGCACCACGATCGAGCGGGCCTCGGGTGCCCTGCTGGCCGCGCGCGAGCAGCGCGTGCGACCGGCGCTCGACGACAAGGTGCTGGCCGGGTGGAACGCCCTCATGACGCGCGCCCTGGCCGACGCGGCGCGTGTGTGGCGCGATCCGGCGGTACGGGCACTGGCCGTACGGAACGCAGAGTTGCTCCGCGACCGGTTGGTGAACGCGGCGGGACGAGTCACGCGGGTGCTGTCGCATACGGACGGTCCGAGCGTCGGCCCCGGGTTCCTGGAGGATCATGCCGCGGTCGCGTTGGCCTTTCTGTCGATCCACGAGCTCACGCTCGACCCCGCGTGGCTGCATCAGGCGCGCCGCGTGAGCGACGCCATGCGGTTGCACTTCTTCGACGAAACGACGGGGGCGTGGTACGACACCCCGAACGATGGCGAAGCGCTCATCACCCGCGCCCGCGATCTGAACGACAACGCGACCCCAGCGGGGCCGTCGCTGGCGCTCGAGGTCGTGTTGCGGTTCGGCGAGCTCGACGGGAACCCAGCAACCCGCACCCAATCGCTGGAGTCGATGGCCCCGCTGGCCGAGCCAATGGGCAAGTGGCCAAACGCCTTCGGGTATCTGCTGGGGGTGGCGCAGCTGGCCATTGATGGCGCGGTGGCGGTAGCGCTGATCGGCGAGCCCGACAGCACGGCAATCCAGGCGCTGGCCGCTGCCGTAGCGGAGAAGTACCTCCCAACGTTGGTCCTGGCCTCATCCGGCGGCGAAACGGCTCCAGCGGCGCTTCTGGAGGGCCGGGCAGCCCTCGATGGCACGGCGACGGCTCATGTGTGTAGGAACTTCCGCTGTGAGATGCCCGTCACCGACGCGGCCACACTCTTGCAACAGCTCTCGACGCCGCTTGCCGTCACGTGA
- a CDS encoding carboxymuconolactone decarboxylase family protein, giving the protein MNTRILGENNLVINRFFNLDGRAYEGGTLSVKTKELLGLVASLVLRCDDCITYHIVRCAEEGVSRDEVFETMSIGLIVGGSIVIPHLRRAVDRWDEAEKMRG; this is encoded by the coding sequence ATGAACACGCGCATTCTCGGCGAGAACAATCTCGTCATTAATCGCTTCTTCAATCTCGACGGTCGCGCCTACGAAGGCGGTACGTTGAGCGTGAAGACGAAGGAGCTACTCGGTCTCGTGGCCTCGCTCGTGCTGCGCTGTGACGACTGCATCACGTACCACATCGTGCGCTGCGCCGAGGAAGGCGTCAGTCGCGACGAAGTCTTCGAGACGATGAGCATCGGTCTCATCGTCGGTGGCAGCATCGTGATCCCGCATCTGCGCCGCGCTGTCGATCGCTGGGATGAAGCCGAGAAGATGCGCGGCTGA
- the rho gene encoding transcription termination factor Rho — MTERKRPIRRSRTSAAPSPDSGGDDNPYLDAPSAPAPRDAVPPPTAAAPDEAPRPRRGRPPRRPAAEAVGDAPSSVEREAPPAPPAPRAESRPEPREPRIELRPEPRSAPRPEPLSPPSFFDPAAERPRLDSADRYDRAFDRPANPPASSANSASSVERPDSRPDRPFGDRPERPDRPDRGGRQRDRGRHRNERGDRGPRGERPDVAGGAPAGGQAAPQDRPDRGPDRGPDRGPDRGGDRGERNGPDRGGDAAFRRNGRRGRNRFRRGGAPGEGRPPQGVDGGVERAPSVPSTPTVVEGTMSGWFDPSRDGGFLRRAINSYLPEPTDPFVPPALVRLHQLRRGDKLDATFGRDPRGRQVIIEVQQLNDGSPVVLEKRSDFNTLTASYPDRKLTLETGRPAKTGPELTRRAIDLIAPIGYGQRALIVAPARAGKTTLLQAIVEGVAINHPEAALLVLLVDERPEEVSEMITWGYGEVVASSFDMPPKRHVEVAEMTLERARRMVEQGKDVVIVLDSITRLARAYNTVERGTGRTMSGGLDSNAMQKPKAFFGSARMIAPQHGGGSLTIISTALVETGSRMDDVIFEEFKGTGNCEIKLDRSLADRRIFPAFDIGTSGTRREEKLYRPDQLEKVHLLRRGLHQLPPQAGMEWLIKRIAATTNNDSLLDGL, encoded by the coding sequence ATGACCGAACGCAAACGCCCCATTCGCCGCAGCCGCACCAGTGCCGCGCCGTCCCCCGATTCCGGTGGGGACGACAATCCGTATCTCGATGCACCGTCGGCGCCCGCGCCGAGGGATGCCGTGCCGCCGCCGACGGCTGCCGCGCCTGACGAGGCGCCCCGACCGCGCCGTGGTCGCCCACCGCGTCGCCCTGCGGCTGAAGCCGTCGGTGACGCGCCATCCAGCGTCGAACGGGAAGCGCCGCCCGCTCCGCCTGCCCCTCGCGCCGAGTCGCGCCCGGAGCCACGCGAGCCACGTATAGAACTCCGTCCTGAGCCGCGGTCCGCGCCTCGTCCGGAGCCCCTGTCCCCGCCCTCCTTCTTCGATCCAGCGGCCGAGCGGCCTCGCCTGGACAGCGCCGATCGATATGATCGCGCCTTCGATCGCCCCGCCAATCCGCCCGCCAGCAGCGCGAATAGCGCGAGCAGCGTCGAGCGCCCCGATTCGCGCCCCGACCGCCCGTTCGGCGATCGCCCCGAGCGACCGGATCGCCCCGACCGCGGCGGCCGTCAGCGTGACCGTGGACGTCATCGCAACGAGCGTGGCGATCGTGGACCGCGCGGCGAACGGCCCGATGTTGCCGGCGGTGCGCCCGCCGGAGGACAGGCGGCCCCGCAAGACCGACCGGACCGTGGTCCCGATCGCGGTCCCGATCGCGGTCCCGATCGTGGCGGTGACCGCGGCGAGCGGAACGGCCCGGATCGCGGCGGAGATGCGGCCTTCCGTCGCAACGGACGCCGTGGACGCAATCGTTTCCGTCGCGGAGGGGCCCCCGGTGAGGGGCGTCCGCCGCAGGGCGTCGATGGAGGCGTGGAACGCGCGCCGTCCGTACCGTCCACGCCGACGGTGGTGGAAGGCACGATGTCCGGCTGGTTTGACCCGTCGCGCGACGGCGGCTTCCTCCGTCGGGCAATCAACAGCTACCTGCCCGAACCCACCGATCCGTTCGTACCGCCGGCGTTGGTGCGTCTGCACCAGCTCCGCCGCGGCGACAAGCTCGATGCCACGTTCGGTCGCGACCCGCGCGGTCGTCAGGTCATCATCGAAGTACAGCAACTCAACGACGGCTCACCCGTCGTGCTCGAGAAGCGCTCCGACTTCAACACGCTCACGGCCAGCTATCCCGACCGGAAGCTGACGCTGGAAACGGGTCGTCCGGCCAAGACCGGCCCCGAACTCACGCGGCGCGCGATCGACCTGATTGCCCCGATCGGGTACGGCCAGCGAGCGCTCATCGTGGCCCCGGCCCGCGCCGGTAAGACCACGCTGCTGCAGGCGATCGTCGAAGGAGTGGCGATCAATCATCCCGAAGCGGCGTTGCTCGTGCTGCTCGTCGACGAGCGTCCTGAAGAAGTGAGCGAGATGATCACTTGGGGTTACGGCGAAGTCGTGGCCTCCAGCTTCGACATGCCGCCCAAGCGACACGTGGAAGTGGCCGAGATGACGCTCGAGCGCGCTCGCCGCATGGTCGAACAGGGCAAGGATGTCGTGATCGTGCTCGACTCGATCACCCGCCTCGCCCGTGCCTACAACACGGTGGAGCGTGGCACTGGCCGCACGATGTCCGGTGGACTCGACAGCAATGCCATGCAGAAGCCGAAGGCGTTCTTCGGGTCGGCCCGCATGATCGCGCCGCAGCACGGCGGTGGCTCCCTCACGATCATTTCCACCGCGCTGGTCGAAACTGGCTCGCGCATGGACGACGTGATCTTCGAGGAGTTCAAGGGCACCGGCAACTGCGAGATCAAGCTCGATCGATCGCTCGCCGACCGTCGCATTTTCCCGGCGTTCGATATCGGCACCAGCGGCACCCGCCGTGAAGAGAAGCTCTATCGCCCCGATCAGCTCGAGAAGGTGCACCTGCTGCGTCGCGGGTTGCACCAGCTTCCGCCGCAAGCGGGCATGGAGTGGCTCATCAAGCGTATCGCCGCCACCACGAACAACGATTCGCTGCTCGACGGACTCTGA
- a CDS encoding methyl-accepting chemotaxis protein gives MFRTLSLRAKILALPVVAAVGFLTTLGTTFVLGSRSQAQLERLELQESPAFETSQKLQSQLEIYQRALRDAVGASDTGAVVTADSIAKTFATLADSLAHNKSVDSAAVLALSAEFKAYAAQARATSMGMISGSMEDMMGGMQGVKTKYSALSKSLQAQTAERQAAIAAAFGTARTLQSTTRLVTSVVLIIALVALALLAVGTLRSIIGAMQKLSTAATEIARGKVEQQIDITSNDEIGALAGAFREMLDYIGGVARAADRLAAGDLTSKVEVRSEHDVLSKSINGAAETLQGIVGEINGVIEAAKHGDLAKRGNPEQFRGAYQQLISGTNEMLDSVVEPISEAKDVLARVAARDLSARVTGEYVGEHAAIKDSLNTALENIAEVFASLTTAISQVNSAAREIGEGSQELASGAADQAGAIDQVSNRIKVVDDRTKANVADANEARAAMERANVDTEQGVERMTALAEAVAEIKRSADSTAKIVKTIDEIAFQTNLLALNAAVEAARAGDAGKGFAVVADEVRSLAIRASEASRNTATLIEESVQKAETGVKLNESVTRRLHEIRSGVQRASAIMNNIAEGAAEQQKELAEVTSSMDQIAGLTQRTAANAEESASAAAELSAQAAEMQELASQFDVGERDHRSEAGQSVTSASRRQAALNGSPAFSSPRPAAPRPQAAASKSTAKPAAKAAAPRSKPSTRPAAKGLAKARSNGAHVSDDVFPMSAAAMIPFDDDDNGSDDILGSF, from the coding sequence ATGTTTCGCACTCTGTCACTCCGGGCCAAGATCCTTGCCCTCCCCGTCGTTGCGGCCGTCGGCTTTCTGACGACGCTGGGCACCACGTTCGTGCTCGGCAGCCGGTCACAGGCGCAGCTCGAGCGTCTTGAGCTGCAGGAATCTCCAGCCTTCGAGACGAGCCAGAAGCTCCAGTCGCAGCTCGAGATCTATCAGCGTGCGCTTCGCGACGCGGTGGGTGCCAGCGACACCGGTGCCGTGGTCACGGCCGATAGCATCGCCAAGACGTTCGCGACGCTGGCCGACTCGCTCGCCCACAACAAGAGCGTCGATTCGGCCGCCGTGCTCGCCCTGAGCGCCGAATTCAAAGCCTACGCAGCGCAAGCGCGTGCGACGAGCATGGGGATGATCTCCGGCTCCATGGAAGACATGATGGGCGGGATGCAGGGCGTGAAGACCAAGTACTCCGCGCTCTCGAAGTCCTTGCAGGCGCAGACCGCCGAACGGCAAGCGGCGATCGCCGCCGCGTTCGGGACGGCCCGCACGTTGCAATCGACGACGCGCTTGGTGACGAGTGTGGTGCTCATCATCGCGCTCGTCGCACTGGCACTGCTGGCGGTGGGCACGCTGCGCAGCATCATCGGTGCGATGCAGAAGCTGTCGACGGCCGCCACCGAGATCGCACGCGGTAAGGTGGAGCAGCAGATCGACATCACCTCGAATGACGAAATCGGCGCACTCGCCGGCGCGTTCCGCGAGATGCTGGACTACATCGGTGGCGTGGCACGGGCGGCGGATCGCCTGGCTGCCGGCGACTTGACGTCGAAGGTAGAGGTGCGCTCGGAGCATGACGTGCTCTCGAAGAGCATCAACGGCGCCGCCGAGACCCTGCAGGGCATCGTCGGCGAGATCAACGGCGTGATCGAAGCGGCCAAGCACGGCGATCTCGCCAAGCGTGGCAATCCCGAGCAGTTCCGTGGCGCGTATCAGCAGCTGATCTCCGGTACGAACGAGATGCTGGACTCTGTGGTTGAGCCGATCAGCGAAGCGAAGGATGTGTTGGCGCGAGTCGCCGCCCGTGACCTCTCGGCGCGCGTGACCGGCGAGTATGTCGGTGAGCATGCCGCCATCAAGGATTCGCTCAACACGGCGCTCGAGAACATCGCAGAAGTGTTCGCCTCGCTCACCACGGCGATCAGCCAGGTGAACTCGGCGGCCCGCGAAATCGGTGAAGGCAGCCAGGAACTGGCGAGCGGCGCCGCCGATCAGGCGGGTGCGATCGACCAGGTTTCGAACCGCATCAAGGTGGTGGACGACCGCACGAAGGCGAACGTGGCCGACGCCAACGAAGCACGGGCCGCGATGGAACGTGCGAATGTGGATACGGAGCAGGGCGTGGAGCGCATGACGGCGCTGGCGGAAGCGGTGGCCGAGATCAAGCGGTCGGCCGACTCCACGGCGAAGATCGTGAAGACGATCGACGAGATCGCGTTCCAGACGAATCTCCTCGCGTTGAACGCCGCCGTGGAAGCGGCGCGTGCCGGCGACGCGGGCAAGGGCTTCGCGGTCGTCGCCGACGAAGTACGCAGCCTGGCCATCCGCGCCTCGGAAGCGTCGCGGAACACGGCGACGCTGATCGAAGAGTCGGTGCAGAAGGCCGAGACGGGCGTGAAGCTGAACGAGAGCGTGACGCGTCGTCTGCATGAGATCCGGAGCGGTGTGCAGCGCGCGTCGGCCATCATGAACAACATCGCCGAGGGCGCCGCGGAGCAGCAGAAGGAGCTCGCCGAAGTTACGTCGTCGATGGATCAGATCGCCGGGCTCACGCAGCGCACCGCGGCGAACGCCGAGGAATCAGCGAGTGCCGCCGCCGAGCTGTCGGCGCAGGCCGCCGAAATGCAGGAGCTCGCGTCGCAGTTCGACGTGGGCGAGCGCGATCATCGTAGCGAGGCGGGGCAGTCGGTGACGTCAGCGTCCCGTCGTCAGGCCGCGTTGAACGGTTCGCCGGCCTTCTCGTCACCGCGTCCGGCGGCTCCGCGACCGCAGGCTGCCGCGTCGAAGTCGACCGCCAAGCCGGCTGCCAAGGCCGCCGCGCCGCGCTCGAAGCCCTCGACGCGTCCGGCCGCCAAGGGACTCGCCAAGGCCCGGTCGAACGGCGCACATGTCTCGGATGATGTCTTTCCGATGAGCGCCGCCGCGATGATTCCGTTCGATGATGACGACAATGGCTCGGACGACATCCTCGGCTCGTTCTAG
- a CDS encoding dipeptidase produces MNAPTIPADLAAWCSANDARAQDELFAFLRIPSVSARSEHKADCAEAAQFVADALTRIGFTATIEPTPGHPIVVGEWRKAGPDAPTLLVYGHYDVQPAEPLELWTSPAFEPTVRDGRIYARGSVDDKGQLYLHIKALEAHLAVRGTLPVNVIVLAEGEEEVGSENLEQFLEREKTRLACDAVVISDSTMFAPGIPSILSSLRGMAYLEINVRGANGDLHSGMYGGAVVNPAMALARILATMHDADGRIAIPGFYESVRPFPDAVLAQMRELPFSDEHLMHEVGVTALGGEPGYTTLERLWTRPTCEVNGMLSGYTGEGAKTVLPAVSMAKVSFRLVPDQDPAVIGALVQAHVERVAPPGVTVTVENLHGGRPWRADLKGPIIEAGKRALEAAFGRAPVITGEGGSIPVVGDFERILGAPVLLMGFGLPGENAHAPDEWISVENYLGGIRAAATLLDEYRAAAREANAIGVSA; encoded by the coding sequence ATGAACGCTCCCACGATTCCCGCCGATCTCGCCGCCTGGTGCAGCGCCAACGATGCGCGCGCGCAGGACGAACTGTTTGCCTTCCTGCGTATTCCCAGCGTCAGTGCGCGCAGCGAGCACAAGGCCGACTGCGCCGAGGCGGCACAGTTCGTAGCCGATGCGCTCACGCGCATCGGATTTACGGCGACCATCGAGCCGACACCGGGACATCCCATCGTCGTCGGTGAGTGGCGCAAGGCCGGCCCCGACGCGCCCACGTTGCTCGTGTACGGGCATTACGACGTGCAACCCGCCGAGCCGCTCGAGTTGTGGACGTCGCCGGCGTTCGAGCCCACCGTGCGCGACGGCCGCATTTACGCGCGGGGATCGGTCGACGACAAAGGGCAGTTGTACCTGCACATCAAGGCACTCGAGGCGCATCTCGCGGTACGCGGGACGCTGCCCGTCAACGTCATCGTGCTCGCCGAAGGCGAGGAAGAAGTCGGAAGCGAAAACCTCGAGCAGTTCCTCGAGCGCGAGAAAACGCGGCTTGCTTGCGATGCCGTCGTGATCTCCGACTCCACCATGTTCGCGCCGGGTATTCCCAGCATCCTGTCATCGCTGCGCGGGATGGCGTATCTCGAGATCAACGTGCGGGGCGCCAACGGGGATCTGCACTCCGGCATGTATGGCGGAGCCGTGGTGAATCCGGCTATGGCGCTCGCGCGCATCCTGGCCACCATGCATGACGCCGATGGGCGCATCGCGATTCCCGGCTTCTACGAGAGCGTGCGACCGTTCCCCGATGCCGTGCTGGCGCAGATGCGCGAGCTGCCATTCAGCGATGAGCATCTCATGCACGAAGTCGGCGTCACGGCACTCGGTGGCGAACCCGGATATACCACGCTCGAGCGGTTGTGGACACGCCCGACGTGCGAAGTGAACGGCATGCTGAGCGGCTACACGGGCGAAGGCGCCAAGACGGTGCTCCCCGCGGTGTCCATGGCGAAGGTCAGCTTTCGGCTCGTGCCTGATCAAGATCCAGCGGTCATCGGGGCACTGGTGCAGGCGCACGTGGAACGTGTCGCACCGCCGGGCGTGACCGTCACCGTCGAGAATCTGCACGGCGGACGCCCGTGGCGGGCGGATCTCAAGGGACCCATCATCGAGGCCGGGAAACGTGCACTCGAAGCGGCGTTCGGGCGGGCGCCCGTGATCACCGGTGAAGGCGGCAGCATTCCCGTGGTCGGCGACTTCGAACGCATTCTTGGTGCGCCCGTGCTGCTCATGGGCTTCGGCCTGCCCGGAGAGAACGCCCACGCTCCCGACGAGTGGATCAGTGTCGAGAACTATCTGGGCGGCATTCGCGCCGCCGCCACGTTACTCGACGAGTACCGGGCGGCGGCGCGTGAAGCCAACGCAATTGGTGTATCAGCGTGA
- the crcB gene encoding fluoride efflux transporter CrcB — translation MNSALTMPMLLAVAGGGAVGSVARYIVGVLLQRASTGFPVSTLVINVAGSFLIGLFARLFDAPDHNPVLRVALTVGICGGFTTFSTFSAETLMLLQQGKAARAALYIGVSVTAGILATFAGLSVGRGAR, via the coding sequence ATGAATTCGGCGTTGACCATGCCGATGCTGCTCGCCGTCGCTGGCGGTGGTGCCGTTGGTTCTGTCGCACGCTACATCGTCGGCGTGCTGCTGCAACGCGCAAGCACTGGGTTCCCGGTCTCCACGCTCGTGATCAACGTGGCGGGGAGTTTTCTCATCGGCCTGTTCGCGCGCCTGTTCGACGCGCCCGATCACAACCCAGTGCTGCGCGTGGCGCTGACGGTCGGCATCTGTGGTGGCTTCACGACCTTCTCCACCTTCAGTGCCGAAACGCTCATGCTGTTGCAGCAGGGCAAGGCAGCGCGTGCCGCGCTGTACATCGGTGTGAGTGTCACTGCCGGTATATTGGCTACGTTCGCGGGACTCAGCGTCGGTCGCGGCGCGCGGTAG
- a CDS encoding glycosyltransferase family 39 protein has translation MTIPVDLATKPPVAPPGSWTSAASWILVAAVLRAGLSGLVPLLPDETYYWEWSRQLEAGYFDHPPGIALLIAAGTRLFGNTSMGVRAGPAMAALLMHLAAVVCAWQLAGRGPGGLRAATRAAMLVALIPIATLGLVLATPDAVLFASAMFALLGVERALAAPLRSWRSLGWWTIAGVGLGAAFVAKYTAVLLPMGLVIACVLHPALRKRFAEPGPWIASIVALGLFAPVVAWNAFNNWVSFRFQLGHGFSPSARGNPLSRELEMLGGQIGLASPILFLLMAGAVWFAMRDGWRMRRDVSPTDPMTRRFALAVISVAPLAFFAISAWRRSVEANWPAMIYPGAMMLLATTDKPWSYGRWWHRGQAFAAILLTIVAWQAATPILPIPPRKDPIARAHGWETLAAAVDHSRQSDFLEGTVDRWVAADRYQDASELAFHLADQPTVFALNLGGRTNQYDIWPNAYDKIRPGDGLVVAFDADAKGDSLAGVVGSWFAESQRGVTVPLRRGDGVVTERRIWLYRIARDVPRRQ, from the coding sequence ATGACGATACCGGTCGACCTTGCCACCAAGCCCCCCGTCGCCCCTCCGGGCTCGTGGACGTCTGCCGCGAGCTGGATTCTCGTCGCGGCTGTGCTGCGCGCGGGCCTGTCGGGGCTGGTCCCGCTGCTGCCCGACGAGACGTACTACTGGGAGTGGTCGCGTCAGCTCGAAGCGGGCTACTTCGATCATCCGCCCGGCATCGCGCTCCTGATCGCCGCGGGCACACGCCTCTTCGGCAACACGTCCATGGGTGTCCGCGCCGGGCCCGCGATGGCCGCGTTGCTGATGCATCTGGCAGCCGTGGTCTGTGCCTGGCAGCTGGCGGGGCGGGGGCCGGGCGGACTCCGTGCGGCGACGCGCGCCGCGATGCTGGTGGCGCTCATTCCGATCGCGACGCTGGGGCTCGTGCTGGCCACGCCCGATGCGGTGCTGTTCGCGAGCGCGATGTTCGCCTTGCTCGGCGTGGAGCGGGCACTGGCCGCCCCACTCCGCTCATGGCGCAGCCTCGGCTGGTGGACCATAGCCGGCGTCGGCCTTGGTGCCGCGTTCGTGGCGAAGTACACGGCCGTGTTGCTGCCGATGGGGTTGGTGATCGCCTGCGTACTGCATCCCGCACTCCGCAAACGGTTCGCCGAGCCGGGACCGTGGATCGCGTCGATCGTCGCGCTGGGATTGTTCGCGCCGGTGGTCGCCTGGAACGCCTTCAACAATTGGGTCTCGTTCCGCTTTCAGCTGGGCCACGGCTTCAGTCCGAGCGCGCGCGGCAATCCGCTCTCGCGTGAGCTCGAGATGTTGGGCGGACAGATCGGCCTCGCTTCGCCGATCCTGTTCCTGTTGATGGCGGGGGCGGTCTGGTTCGCGATGCGCGACGGCTGGCGCATGCGTCGCGACGTGTCGCCCACCGATCCGATGACGCGCCGGTTTGCGTTGGCGGTGATCTCGGTGGCGCCGCTCGCATTCTTCGCGATCAGCGCGTGGCGCCGATCGGTAGAAGCGAATTGGCCGGCGATGATCTATCCGGGTGCCATGATGCTCCTGGCCACGACTGACAAACCGTGGTCGTACGGTCGGTGGTGGCATCGCGGTCAGGCCTTCGCCGCCATTCTACTGACGATCGTGGCGTGGCAGGCGGCCACCCCCATTCTGCCGATCCCGCCGCGCAAGGATCCGATCGCGCGAGCGCATGGATGGGAAACGCTGGCCGCGGCCGTCGACCACAGTCGGCAGAGCGATTTTTTGGAGGGCACAGTCGATCGCTGGGTTGCCGCCGATCGCTATCAAGATGCCTCGGAGCTGGCCTTCCACCTCGCCGATCAGCCCACGGTGTTCGCCCTGAACCTTGGCGGTCGCACCAACCAGTACGACATCTGGCCCAACGCGTACGACAAGATCCGTCCCGGCGACGGCCTCGTGGTCGCGTTCGACGCGGATGCCAAAGGCGATTCGTTGGCGGGCGTCGTGGGCTCGTGGTTTGCAGAATCGCAGCGTGGGGTCACGGTTCCGCTGCGCCGTGGTGACGGCGTCGTGACCGAGCGGCGCATTTGGCTGTACCGCATCGCGCGCGACGTGCCGAGGCGTCAATGA